The Nitrospira sp. genome contains a region encoding:
- a CDS encoding efflux transporter outer membrane subunit: MRILPLLGLSGLLLSCAVGPDYSRPDIPANDSFRMAKEATDLPSLANMPWWELYRDEELQKLIRIALEENKDLERAVATIEEFEARLFIARTDYIPQMTGTANFPFARSGGVRFAGFPSPFSYYLQGNLAWEIDVWGRIRRSNEAARGDLLAREESRRAIVLQLVGGVAQAYFDLRQFDLQLEIAERTLKAWDESVRISQARHRQGLIHGLDVEQFQAERENAAARIADLKRQVILKENELSVLLGRNPGQIARGQSLTDQVVPPIVPAGLPSELLQRRPDIVQAELQLAAATARIGAAKADRFPKVSLTGLLGLANPSLSKLFTAGGDFAAFGPTLTGPLLNAVSLGFQQKAAEAQSRQAIAQYKQTILVAFKEVEDALAGVAMAREQAAAQERQVNALKAALRLANLRYKGGLANYLDVLIAQRNLFDAELALATTHRLYLISVVQLYKALGGGWSPQESDREQPVASAIQTGDH; the protein is encoded by the coding sequence ATGCGAATCCTCCCGCTGTTAGGCCTTTCAGGCCTCCTGCTTTCCTGCGCGGTGGGGCCCGATTATTCGCGCCCTGATATTCCGGCCAATGATTCGTTTCGCATGGCCAAAGAAGCCACTGATCTCCCGTCTCTCGCCAATATGCCCTGGTGGGAATTGTACCGTGATGAGGAGCTTCAGAAGCTTATCCGTATTGCGTTGGAGGAAAACAAGGATCTCGAACGTGCCGTCGCGACGATCGAAGAGTTTGAAGCTCGGTTGTTCATCGCGCGGACAGACTATATTCCTCAAATGACGGGGACGGCCAATTTCCCCTTTGCGCGGTCGGGCGGAGTCCGTTTCGCAGGATTTCCGAGCCCCTTCAGCTACTACCTGCAGGGAAATCTCGCTTGGGAAATCGATGTGTGGGGACGGATCCGCCGGTCGAATGAAGCGGCCCGCGGTGATCTGCTGGCCAGGGAGGAAAGTCGGCGCGCGATCGTTTTGCAGCTGGTCGGAGGAGTGGCGCAGGCTTATTTCGACCTTCGGCAGTTCGATCTGCAACTGGAGATTGCCGAACGCACGTTGAAAGCATGGGACGAGTCAGTGCGAATCAGCCAAGCTCGTCACCGGCAAGGATTGATTCACGGGCTGGATGTCGAACAGTTTCAAGCGGAGCGGGAAAACGCGGCGGCGCGCATTGCGGATCTGAAGCGCCAAGTGATTCTGAAAGAAAATGAACTGAGTGTGTTACTAGGGAGGAATCCTGGCCAGATCGCCAGGGGGCAATCGTTGACCGATCAAGTCGTGCCGCCCATCGTGCCGGCCGGTCTCCCATCCGAATTGCTGCAACGGCGGCCGGATATCGTCCAGGCGGAGCTGCAGCTGGCTGCGGCGACGGCCAGAATCGGAGCCGCGAAAGCCGATCGTTTCCCAAAAGTCTCGCTCACCGGACTTCTTGGCCTCGCCAATCCAAGCCTATCCAAACTCTTCACGGCCGGAGGAGACTTCGCAGCCTTCGGTCCGACGCTGACCGGTCCCTTGTTGAATGCGGTAAGCCTCGGGTTTCAGCAGAAGGCCGCGGAAGCTCAGTCCCGACAAGCGATCGCCCAATATAAACAGACGATCCTCGTAGCCTTCAAGGAAGTTGAAGACGCGCTGGCAGGGGTCGCGATGGCACGTGAACAGGCGGCTGCGCAGGAGCGACAGGTGAACGCGCTGAAAGCGGCCCTACGCCTGGCCAATCTCCGGTACAAAGGCGGCCTGGCGAACTATTTGGATGTCTTAATCGCGCAACGGAACCTGTTCGACGCGGAATTGGCGCTTGCGACGACCCACCGCTTGTACCTGATATCGGTGGTCCAGCTGTACAAAGCCTTGGGCGGTGGTTGGTCGCCTCAGGAGTCCGATCGAGAACAGCCGGTGGCCTCCGCGATCCAAACGGGAGATCACTAG
- a CDS encoding multidrug efflux RND transporter permease subunit gives MNLSFFIDRPIFASVLSIVIVVVGLVAMLALPIAQFPEITPPVVQIDADYPGASADVVAESVARPIELQLPGIDRLLYFDSTSTNDGHMTIKLTFEIGTNIDIAQVQAQNRQKLAEPQLPPEVVRQGVTVKKLSPDLLTVMVLKSDDPQQDALFLSNFAILRILDNIKRLPGVGDALVFGQQNYSMRLVLDPVRMAQLGLTPTDIANVVREQNRDFPAGTVGREPMPIATELTLPLITEGRMTDVREFEEMIVRALPNGSMVRLKDVARVELGAQSYVLEGRFNRKPTALLLTFLSPGANALDTVKRIRGEMDRLSKVFPPGVTYDIPYDTTRFVDVSIKEVVKTLGEAMVLVVLVVYLFLQSWRATLIPVLAVPVSLIGTFAGMAALGFSINTLTLFGLVLAIGIVVDDAIVVVENVERHMAGGMSPKDAAKKAMGEVAGPVIAIVLVLCAVFVPVGFLGGITGQLYKQFAITIAVSVAISGFVALTLSPALCALVLKPSHGPRKGFFGLFNRLFEWIQIRYSTSVSFTLKHMALSLALCGVVIGVAVKLFAVIPMAFLPEEDQGYFITVVQLPDGASKKRTDAVVDRIEQYYHTLPAIYATQALSGQNFVFNTRGTNTATLFAPLKHWDERKGRQDHVKSLIGGAFKEFGKIPGSLILAFNAPSIRGLGATGGFSVQLQDPSGGDFKQFGAVAQEFVKKASQDPAIGAVSTSFRVSAPRVHAKINRERAKALGVPISEVFDTLQAYFGNLYINDFVKFGRVYRVQTEAEPQYRSRPADISKIYVRAVNAQGTTMIPLDTVVTTNYSSGPDPVTHFNGFNTALVLGSAAPGYSSGQALDALERVAQEVLTPQGFDIDWSGISYQERKAGSQSIVAFGFGLLMVFLVLAAQYESWTVPFAVILAVPFGVFGALSAVWLSGMANDIYFQIGLVTLIGLAAKNAILIVEFANQRYQHGLPLRDAVVEAARLRFRPILMTSLAFILGVVPLVAAGGAGAASRHSIGTGVFGGMIAATILSVLFVPLFFTLIRMLGKPAPRPVRQDRTGEDRPGLASASVQGEP, from the coding sequence ATGAATCTCAGTTTTTTCATCGATCGGCCGATTTTTGCCTCGGTCCTTTCCATCGTCATCGTTGTGGTGGGGCTAGTGGCAATGCTGGCTCTACCCATCGCTCAGTTTCCTGAGATCACTCCCCCGGTGGTACAGATCGACGCTGATTACCCTGGGGCGAGCGCAGATGTCGTCGCGGAATCGGTCGCACGTCCCATCGAATTGCAGCTGCCCGGCATCGATCGGCTTCTCTACTTCGATTCGACGAGCACGAACGACGGTCACATGACCATCAAGCTGACGTTCGAAATCGGGACGAACATCGATATCGCGCAAGTTCAGGCCCAGAACCGCCAGAAGCTTGCCGAGCCGCAACTTCCGCCGGAAGTCGTCCGTCAGGGAGTGACCGTTAAAAAACTGTCGCCGGATCTGCTGACGGTGATGGTGCTTAAATCCGACGATCCGCAGCAAGATGCACTGTTCCTATCGAATTTCGCGATCCTGCGAATCCTCGACAATATCAAGCGACTGCCCGGAGTCGGCGATGCGCTGGTCTTCGGACAACAGAATTACAGCATGCGTCTCGTCCTCGATCCGGTGCGCATGGCGCAGTTGGGTCTGACACCGACCGATATCGCGAATGTCGTGCGCGAGCAGAACCGTGACTTTCCCGCCGGAACGGTCGGACGCGAGCCCATGCCGATTGCCACGGAGCTCACGCTTCCGCTCATTACCGAGGGACGCATGACCGACGTGCGCGAATTTGAGGAGATGATCGTTCGCGCGCTGCCGAATGGATCGATGGTTCGGCTCAAAGACGTCGCGCGGGTCGAGTTGGGAGCGCAATCCTATGTACTCGAAGGCCGCTTCAACCGCAAGCCTACCGCGCTGCTGCTCACCTTTCTCTCACCGGGCGCGAACGCCCTCGACACGGTCAAGCGAATTCGCGGAGAAATGGACAGACTGAGCAAGGTCTTTCCACCCGGCGTGACGTACGACATTCCCTACGACACGACACGCTTTGTCGATGTCTCCATCAAGGAGGTGGTGAAGACCTTGGGAGAAGCCATGGTCTTGGTCGTCCTGGTGGTGTACCTCTTTCTTCAAAGCTGGCGCGCCACGTTGATTCCTGTCTTGGCGGTTCCGGTCTCGCTGATCGGAACTTTCGCGGGGATGGCCGCCCTCGGATTCTCCATCAATACCCTCACCCTCTTCGGCTTAGTGCTTGCCATCGGAATTGTGGTGGATGATGCCATCGTGGTTGTGGAGAACGTGGAGCGTCACATGGCGGGTGGGATGTCGCCGAAGGACGCGGCTAAGAAAGCCATGGGGGAGGTGGCGGGCCCCGTGATCGCCATTGTGCTGGTGTTGTGCGCGGTCTTTGTGCCGGTGGGGTTTCTAGGGGGCATCACAGGCCAATTGTACAAGCAGTTTGCGATCACGATCGCAGTCTCCGTCGCGATCTCGGGGTTCGTGGCCTTGACGCTCAGTCCCGCGCTCTGCGCCTTGGTGCTGAAGCCGAGTCATGGGCCGCGCAAAGGCTTCTTTGGACTATTCAATCGGCTGTTCGAGTGGATTCAGATTCGGTACTCGACGAGCGTGAGTTTCACGTTGAAGCACATGGCCCTCTCATTGGCGCTGTGCGGGGTGGTGATTGGTGTCGCAGTCAAATTATTTGCAGTGATTCCCATGGCCTTCCTACCGGAAGAGGACCAGGGATATTTCATTACCGTCGTTCAGCTGCCGGATGGGGCGTCGAAAAAGCGGACGGACGCAGTCGTCGATCGAATTGAGCAGTACTATCATACCCTTCCTGCGATCTATGCAACACAAGCGCTGTCGGGACAGAACTTCGTCTTTAATACCAGAGGCACCAATACGGCGACGCTCTTCGCACCTCTCAAACATTGGGATGAACGGAAGGGGCGGCAGGACCATGTCAAGTCGCTGATCGGAGGGGCGTTCAAGGAATTCGGTAAGATTCCCGGTTCGCTGATCCTGGCGTTTAATGCTCCTTCGATTCGGGGTCTGGGCGCCACCGGCGGTTTCTCCGTGCAACTGCAGGACCCGAGCGGCGGGGATTTTAAACAGTTTGGCGCGGTGGCTCAGGAGTTTGTCAAAAAGGCAAGCCAGGACCCGGCGATCGGAGCGGTCAGCACGAGTTTCCGCGTGAGCGCCCCGCGAGTCCACGCCAAGATCAATCGGGAGAGGGCCAAGGCGCTCGGGGTGCCGATCTCCGAAGTGTTCGACACGCTTCAAGCCTATTTCGGCAACCTGTACATCAACGATTTCGTCAAATTCGGCCGTGTCTATCGGGTCCAGACCGAAGCGGAGCCCCAGTATCGATCGCGCCCGGCCGATATCAGCAAGATTTATGTTCGAGCCGTGAACGCCCAAGGCACTACTATGATTCCGCTCGACACCGTGGTGACGACGAACTACTCCAGCGGGCCAGACCCCGTGACCCATTTCAACGGATTCAATACTGCGCTTGTCTTGGGTTCAGCGGCGCCGGGCTACAGTTCGGGCCAGGCGCTCGATGCGTTGGAGCGGGTGGCGCAGGAAGTGTTGACCCCTCAGGGGTTCGACATCGATTGGAGCGGGATATCGTATCAAGAACGCAAGGCCGGTTCTCAATCGATTGTTGCGTTTGGATTCGGGTTGCTCATGGTGTTCCTGGTGCTGGCTGCCCAGTACGAGAGCTGGACCGTTCCGTTCGCCGTGATTTTGGCCGTCCCGTTTGGAGTGTTCGGCGCCTTATCCGCGGTATGGTTGTCGGGAATGGCGAACGATATTTATTTCCAGATCGGCTTGGTCACGCTGATCGGGCTTGCGGCCAAGAATGCCATTCTCATCGTGGAGTTTGCGAATCAACGGTATCAGCACGGTCTTCCATTGAGGGATGCCGTGGTGGAAGCGGCCCGACTTCGGTTCCGGCCCATCCTCATGACCTCATTGGCCTTTATTCTTGGCGTGGTGCCGCTGGTCGCCGCCGGTGGAGCCGGCGCGGCCAGCCGCCATTCGATCGGGACCGGTGTGTTCGGAGGCATGATCGCGGCGACGATTCTTTCCGTCCTATTCGTCCCCTTGTTCTTTACACTGATCCGAATGTTGGGAAAGCCGGCTCCCCGACCTGTCCGACAAGACAGAACCGGAGAAGACCGTCCCGGGCTTGCTTCGGCTTCTGTGCAAGGAGAACCTTGA
- a CDS encoding efflux RND transporter periplasmic adaptor subunit: protein MNETTRKRLILVGVLLIGASALLGCKGEAGSSAPRPTPEVQVIETTSQTVPDEPEFIGQAEASSIVEIRPQVTGIIKQRFFSEGRDVKHGDRLYEIDPVPFQAAFASAKGRVAQAEARVVQAKQNLARVKPLLVEDAVSQKDVDDAIAEDLTARAALEAARGDLIKAKFDLDNTLIVAPVDGLIERTRYYQGRLVTAQTDLLTVIHQVDPMYVIVSAPESFLLKRRRDTLSKRIQHPGIYSLTGTAIFVDGTAYAHDGVLDFADIGLRAETGSRQARVVFPNPDRVLLPGQFVTVRFHGVSKPNAILVPQRAVQQGPKGAVVYVVGQGDQVEVRDVKATDWQGDQWLIEDGLRAGERVIVEGFQRLVPGAQVKPVTVASTKSDTLPTPAGGGVEQAK from the coding sequence ATGAACGAGACGACCCGCAAAAGACTCATATTAGTCGGTGTTCTTTTGATAGGGGCCTCCGCCTTGCTCGGGTGCAAAGGCGAAGCCGGCTCTTCGGCGCCTCGCCCGACCCCTGAAGTCCAAGTCATCGAAACCACTTCTCAGACCGTCCCTGATGAACCGGAGTTTATCGGGCAGGCCGAAGCATCGAGCATCGTCGAAATTCGTCCGCAAGTCACCGGCATCATCAAGCAACGCTTCTTTTCAGAGGGACGCGACGTCAAGCACGGTGATCGCCTCTACGAGATCGATCCGGTGCCCTTCCAGGCAGCATTCGCGAGCGCCAAAGGACGAGTCGCACAAGCCGAGGCGCGGGTTGTCCAGGCCAAGCAAAATCTGGCTCGTGTCAAGCCGTTGCTCGTAGAAGATGCCGTCAGTCAGAAGGATGTCGACGACGCGATCGCGGAAGATCTCACCGCGCGGGCCGCGCTGGAGGCTGCACGAGGAGATCTCATCAAGGCCAAGTTCGATTTGGACAATACGCTCATCGTGGCTCCGGTCGACGGCCTGATCGAGCGTACGCGGTACTACCAAGGGCGGTTGGTTACCGCACAGACGGACCTGCTGACCGTCATTCATCAAGTCGATCCCATGTACGTCATCGTGAGCGCGCCGGAGAGTTTTCTTCTCAAGCGACGTCGGGACACCCTTTCAAAACGGATACAGCACCCCGGGATCTACAGTTTGACGGGCACCGCTATTTTTGTGGATGGAACAGCCTATGCGCATGACGGCGTGTTGGATTTTGCGGATATCGGGTTACGGGCCGAGACGGGTTCCCGGCAAGCGCGGGTCGTGTTCCCGAACCCTGATCGGGTGCTATTGCCCGGTCAGTTTGTGACCGTGCGCTTCCATGGAGTATCGAAGCCCAACGCCATTCTTGTTCCACAACGCGCGGTCCAGCAGGGTCCAAAGGGCGCGGTGGTCTATGTCGTCGGTCAAGGCGATCAAGTGGAAGTTCGAGACGTGAAAGCCACGGACTGGCAAGGGGACCAGTGGCTCATCGAGGACGGACTCCGTGCCGGGGAACGGGTCATCGTGGAGGGATTCCAACGACTCGTGCCCGGAGCTCAGGTCAAACCCGTCACGGTGGCCTCGACAAAGTCTGATACGCTTCCAACGCCGGCCGGTGGCGGCGTGGAACAGGCAAAATGA
- a CDS encoding SDR family NAD(P)-dependent oxidoreductase, producing MDLQLSGKLALVTGSTGGIGLAIAAALAGEGAAVIINGRSKERVTEAIAKVRQKYPHVKLEPLIADLSTAKAVTQAVNAFPQVDILINNLGSYEPKPFEEISDEDWQTLIETNFMSGVRLSRHYLPKMRTQNWGRIIFISSESGVNIPVEMIHYGVTKTMQLALARGLAETTVGTAVTINSILPGPTKSEGVEKFVGDMAKSRHLEPSVVEREFFETVRPSSLLKRFASTEEVAAFVAFVASPLSSATNGAALRVDGGVIRSIL from the coding sequence ATGGACTTACAACTGTCGGGCAAGCTCGCGCTCGTGACCGGTTCGACCGGAGGCATCGGTTTGGCTATTGCTGCGGCTCTGGCCGGCGAGGGTGCGGCGGTGATTATCAATGGTCGATCGAAAGAGCGGGTAACCGAGGCAATCGCAAAGGTCCGGCAAAAATATCCTCACGTGAAGCTCGAACCGCTCATCGCCGATCTAAGTACAGCGAAGGCGGTGACGCAAGCCGTGAATGCCTTTCCTCAGGTCGATATTTTGATCAACAACTTGGGTTCCTATGAGCCAAAGCCGTTTGAGGAGATCTCCGATGAAGACTGGCAGACGCTTATCGAAACCAATTTCATGAGCGGTGTGCGGCTGAGCCGCCATTACCTGCCGAAGATGAGGACACAAAACTGGGGGAGGATCATTTTTATCTCGAGCGAATCCGGCGTCAATATCCCGGTGGAAATGATCCATTATGGCGTGACGAAAACCATGCAACTGGCGCTGGCGCGAGGCTTGGCGGAAACCACCGTGGGCACCGCCGTGACGATCAATTCGATCTTGCCAGGCCCGACGAAGTCTGAAGGTGTCGAGAAGTTCGTCGGCGATATGGCGAAGTCTCGCCACCTTGAGCCTTCGGTGGTGGAGAGAGAATTCTTTGAGACTGTCCGCCCAAGCTCGTTGCTCAAACGGTTTGCCTCCACTGAGGAAGTGGCCGCTTTCGTCGCGTTTGTCGCCAGCCCGCTGTCCTCTGCGACCAACGGCGCAGCCCTTCGCGTGGACGGTGGTGTCATTCGCTCGATTCTCTGA
- a CDS encoding VOC family protein, with the protein MKAQYLGHVVFYVKELDRSLGFYRDLLGFKEVARIFNGAAAALTSGRTHHELLLIQVGEAPGPPTGRHRGLYHIGIKVGDSLDELRQAKRDLEQAGIQIDGMSDHTVSQSLYLKDPDGNEVELYVDADESVWRNNPALVMAPIKPLNL; encoded by the coding sequence ATGAAAGCACAGTATTTGGGCCACGTGGTCTTCTATGTGAAAGAGCTTGATCGATCGCTCGGCTTTTACCGGGATCTGTTGGGCTTCAAGGAAGTCGCACGGATCTTCAATGGTGCTGCCGCCGCGCTGACATCCGGCCGGACGCATCACGAATTGCTGCTGATTCAAGTCGGCGAGGCACCGGGACCACCGACAGGACGTCACCGTGGCCTCTACCATATCGGGATCAAAGTGGGAGACAGCCTTGACGAACTGCGTCAGGCAAAGCGGGACTTGGAGCAGGCAGGAATTCAGATCGATGGCATGAGCGATCACACGGTCAGCCAAAGTCTCTATCTGAAAGATCCCGACGGGAACGAGGTTGAGCTCTATGTGGATGCGGACGAATCGGTGTGGAGAAACAACCCGGCGTTGGTGATGGCGCCGATCAAGCCGCTAAATTTATAA
- a CDS encoding histidine phosphatase family protein, with amino-acid sequence MSEPRQELWMIRHGETEWSVAKRHTGRTDIELTSTGERQAAALGRSLAGRRFALVLCSPLRRARETCRLAGFGEAASMTDDLLEWDYGIYEGRTTSEIRSEQPDWSIWTASVSKGESLEQVRHRAQRVIRRALAVDGDVVLFAHAHILRILAACWLGLSPDAGRLFVLRTASISVLGFERETRVITRWNLPHEEGL; translated from the coding sequence ATGAGTGAGCCGCGCCAGGAGCTGTGGATGATTCGGCACGGTGAGACTGAATGGAGCGTGGCGAAGCGGCATACGGGGCGGACCGACATCGAGCTGACTTCGACGGGTGAGCGTCAGGCGGCCGCGCTGGGTCGATCTCTGGCCGGCCGACGATTTGCCTTGGTGCTCTGCAGCCCGCTACGCCGAGCCCGCGAGACCTGCCGGCTGGCCGGTTTCGGCGAGGCGGCGAGTATGACCGATGACTTGCTCGAATGGGATTACGGTATCTATGAGGGAAGAACGACTTCGGAGATCAGGTCGGAACAGCCTGATTGGTCGATCTGGACGGCGTCCGTTTCCAAGGGCGAGTCGCTCGAGCAGGTCCGGCACCGAGCCCAACGGGTGATCCGGCGGGCGCTGGCGGTCGACGGCGACGTGGTGCTGTTCGCGCATGCCCATATCCTACGCATACTCGCCGCCTGCTGGCTCGGTCTGTCACCCGACGCAGGACGGTTGTTCGTCCTCCGCACTGCTTCGATCAGCGTGCTCGGCTTTGAGCGTGAAACGCGTGTCATCACACGTTGGAACCTTCCACACGAGGAGGGACTATGA
- a CDS encoding glycoside hydrolase family 15 protein yields the protein MAYLPIKDHGLIGNMRTAALVGLNGSIDWLCFPHFDSPSVFATILDDEKGGRFEITAVDTDISPKQLYWPETNVLVTRFHAANGVAEILDFMPVGVSPEFPWQNQLIRRVRVTQGSMKFQVRCHPAFNYARTPHRTRLTKQGASFHSPDLSLGLATDIPLEQDDRGVRSVFILQEGESAVFVLRPIESDESCGSCPSSGEADELFEQTVRYWRRWLSRCTYTGRWREMVHRSALCLKLLTFEPTGAIVAAPTCSLPETPGGVRNWDYRYTWMRDAAFTVYGFLKIGFTEEADRFMTWLAARAKEVEADGSLQIVYGIDGRHDLTEQTLDHLDGYCGAKPVRIGNGAYNQLQLDIYGELLDAAYLYNKYALPIGHDTWMRIKQRLDWLCDNWQQPDEGIWETRGGRRQFVYSKLMCWVAMDRGLRLADKRSFPADRTRWLRVRDQIYEEIMQKGWNAERRAFVQHYDSDSLDASNLIMPLVFFLSPNDPRMLDTLAAITRSPKFGGLMSDGLVYRYDSETGEDGLHGKEGTFNMCTFWLVEALARAGRVDQAKLEEARFLFERMLSYANHVGLYAEEIGTRGEALGNFPQAFTHLALISAAFNLDRALERKT from the coding sequence ATGGCCTATCTACCGATTAAAGACCACGGATTGATCGGCAACATGCGGACGGCGGCGCTGGTCGGTCTGAACGGATCGATCGATTGGCTGTGCTTTCCTCATTTCGACTCACCCAGCGTGTTCGCCACCATTCTCGACGATGAGAAAGGCGGTCGGTTTGAGATCACCGCCGTCGACACGGACATCTCCCCGAAGCAGCTCTACTGGCCGGAGACCAACGTGCTGGTGACCCGTTTTCATGCGGCGAACGGGGTCGCCGAGATTCTGGACTTCATGCCGGTCGGTGTGTCTCCGGAATTCCCATGGCAGAATCAGCTCATTCGGCGGGTTCGTGTGACGCAGGGGAGTATGAAGTTTCAGGTTCGCTGCCATCCGGCCTTCAACTACGCTCGGACTCCTCATCGTACGCGGTTGACGAAGCAAGGAGCCAGTTTTCATTCACCGGATCTCAGCCTTGGACTGGCTACAGATATTCCTCTCGAGCAAGATGATCGTGGAGTCCGGTCGGTCTTTATTCTGCAGGAGGGTGAGTCGGCCGTCTTCGTTCTCAGACCCATTGAATCCGATGAAAGCTGCGGTTCCTGTCCCTCGTCGGGCGAGGCCGATGAGTTGTTCGAGCAGACCGTGAGGTATTGGCGCCGCTGGTTGTCGCGATGCACCTACACAGGACGATGGCGTGAAATGGTCCATCGATCCGCGCTGTGCCTGAAGCTCTTGACCTTCGAGCCGACCGGCGCCATCGTGGCCGCGCCGACCTGCAGTTTGCCGGAAACCCCCGGCGGCGTCCGCAATTGGGACTACCGGTACACCTGGATGCGTGACGCGGCCTTCACCGTCTATGGTTTTCTGAAAATCGGGTTCACCGAGGAAGCAGACCGCTTCATGACTTGGCTGGCGGCGCGCGCCAAGGAGGTCGAGGCGGATGGTTCACTGCAAATCGTGTATGGCATCGACGGCCGTCACGACTTGACGGAGCAGACGCTCGACCATCTGGACGGCTACTGCGGCGCAAAGCCTGTCCGGATCGGCAACGGCGCGTACAATCAGCTGCAGCTGGATATCTACGGCGAATTGCTCGACGCCGCATACCTCTATAACAAATACGCGTTGCCGATCGGTCACGACACCTGGATGAGAATCAAGCAGCGGCTCGATTGGCTGTGCGACAACTGGCAGCAGCCGGATGAAGGGATTTGGGAAACCAGGGGCGGACGCCGGCAGTTCGTCTACTCCAAATTGATGTGCTGGGTGGCGATGGACCGGGGCCTTCGCTTGGCCGACAAACGCTCATTTCCAGCCGATCGCACTCGTTGGCTGCGCGTTCGGGATCAGATTTACGAAGAGATCATGCAGAAGGGATGGAATGCCGAGCGTCGGGCGTTCGTTCAACACTACGACAGCGATTCGTTGGACGCCTCGAATCTCATCATGCCGCTCGTGTTCTTCCTCTCGCCGAACGATCCAAGGATGCTCGATACTCTGGCGGCGATTACGCGCTCACCGAAATTCGGTGGACTGATGTCGGATGGGTTGGTGTATCGGTACGACAGCGAAACGGGTGAAGACGGTCTGCATGGGAAAGAGGGCACGTTCAATATGTGCACATTTTGGCTGGTTGAAGCCCTGGCGCGGGCAGGGCGTGTCGATCAAGCCAAACTTGAAGAGGCACGTTTCCTGTTCGAACGGATGTTGAGCTATGCCAACCACGTGGGACTGTATGCCGAGGAGATTGGAACCCGCGGGGAAGCGCTCGGTAATTTCCCGCAAGCCTTCACCCACCTGGCATTGATCAGTGCCGCGTTCAATCTTGATCGCGCATTGGAGAGGAAGACCTAA
- a CDS encoding VOC family protein, giving the protein MAVQVYGCNHVVIEVTDAKKAVKFYSDVFGLKMLRGGEGAAWCKLGEHQFMAIFEVDTLQPDRTKHFGLMVRDAEQIEEVRRKLTNKYKLKLQPNFRCDFRDPWGNRIQVGDLSDESLVWLLPYQEVQKTGLVFASKKKRRG; this is encoded by the coding sequence ATGGCGGTGCAGGTGTATGGCTGCAATCACGTCGTGATCGAGGTTACCGATGCCAAGAAAGCGGTGAAGTTCTACTCGGATGTATTCGGTCTGAAAATGCTGAGAGGCGGCGAGGGAGCCGCATGGTGCAAACTCGGCGAACACCAATTCATGGCTATTTTCGAAGTGGATACGCTTCAGCCGGACCGCACGAAGCACTTCGGTCTCATGGTCCGCGATGCGGAGCAGATTGAAGAGGTGCGACGTAAGCTGACCAACAAGTACAAGCTGAAACTCCAGCCGAATTTCCGCTGCGACTTTCGAGATCCTTGGGGCAATCGTATTCAGGTTGGGGATCTCAGCGATGAATCGTTGGTATGGCTTCTGCCTTACCAAGAAGTGCAGAAAACCGGGCTTGTCTTCGCGTCAAAGAAAAAGAGAAGGGGCTAG
- a CDS encoding ankyrin repeat domain-containing protein, whose protein sequence is MTALQKIGFVCVTLAAAAADTHGQGGKAADDRALIVAAEHDDVPTVRRLLEGGADVRVRDAHRRTPLLAATAHNHIESAKLLIGAGADVNAQDDKLDSPLLLAGANGYLEILKLTLQAGPNFNVYNRFGGTALIPACERGHVETVEALLKTDIDIDHVNKLGWTALLEAIVLSDGGPRHQEIVRLLVSAKANLNLPDGQGVTPLQHARRKGFNEIVRILESGGAR, encoded by the coding sequence ATGACCGCACTGCAAAAAATCGGGTTCGTGTGTGTGACGCTTGCCGCCGCCGCTGCTGATACTCATGGCCAAGGCGGAAAGGCCGCAGACGATCGTGCGTTGATTGTCGCGGCAGAGCATGACGACGTCCCAACCGTGCGACGGCTGTTGGAGGGCGGAGCCGACGTTCGTGTTCGCGATGCCCATAGGCGTACGCCGTTACTTGCGGCCACTGCGCACAATCATATCGAAAGCGCCAAACTGCTGATTGGCGCCGGCGCGGATGTCAATGCGCAGGACGACAAGCTCGATAGCCCGCTGCTCCTGGCAGGCGCCAACGGCTATCTCGAAATTCTCAAGCTCACGCTACAGGCCGGTCCGAATTTCAACGTCTATAACCGGTTTGGCGGGACGGCGCTGATCCCGGCCTGTGAGCGCGGACACGTCGAAACGGTTGAAGCTCTGCTCAAGACGGATATCGACATCGATCATGTCAACAAGTTGGGTTGGACGGCGCTCTTGGAAGCGATCGTGCTCAGCGATGGTGGACCGAGACACCAGGAGATCGTGCGTTTGCTGGTATCCGCCAAGGCCAATCTGAATCTCCCGGATGGCCAAGGGGTCACACCACTACAGCATGCCCGGCGAAAAGGGTTCAATGAGATCGTCCGTATACTGGAGTCGGGCGGTGCCCGATAG